The nucleotide window ATTTGCTAAAGATCTTGTGGGCAGAAGCTGTGAATACTGCAGTGCTGAAGATCAAGCTGCAGAAATATTTACTAAGGCACTTCAAAAACAGATATTTGAATTCTTGAGATCAAGCGTTGGTGTTTGTGGCCACACTTGCATCAAGGAGGAGTGTTGAAGATTGAAAAAGCTACTACTCCTATTTTGTTCAGAAGATGATGCAAGTGCTACgatattttgttacattttaatGCTTGTAATCTTTCATATCTTAGTTAAGTTATGAAGTTGTTATAAAGGTATGGAGGAGCTTATTTTGAGCTGGAGTTACCTCCTTAAATCATGGAAGTTTGGTAAACAAACTTTAGTTTAATTTGTTGTATAAATATGTTAAAGCTAGTTATGAAAATCAGATCTTCCtttcaaaaaaaaattcagaTATTCTGCTTTCTTCTTCGAAAAAAGCTCTTTTCTCCAACATATTGTAAATAATTTAGTCATTTACTAACCACATCCTGATTGATTGCACTTGATTAGTACTTCAATTGTGCTTGTTTGAAGTAAAAAATTATTCAAGGTTTTTTCTTCAGCCTCTCAAACATCTATTCTAAGTTCTAACATTACAGACTCATTCTGCATACacactagagagagagagagagattaatgGGTATTGTTTCTTCTTTGAAATCGCTCTCTTATTTTACGAATATATGACAATAGAGCTCCTTGTTCAATCTGTTGTGGTAAAATTTCATATCTTGTAAAGGATTGTCTTGAGGTTTCTGATTCAGGGAAGTTAGGCACCAAAAAGGATTGAGTGAAACGAGTTGCATTTGATTGATTGAAATCTATTCTCGACTCCATTCGTGCTGCCCAAAAAATCACAGAAAGAGCAACAGCATTCATCTGCAAAATGGTTTAGCACCAAAATATAAGTTTTCTTTTTTCCTGAATAGAAAACAAACCCAGAAAACATCTTTAAAACGTTGATTAAAACCAATTTAAAATGATTCTTAAGGTAAATTTGACATGTTGGTCATAAATTTGTCATATTTTTGTGAAGATATCTGAAAGGTGTTTTATAAGTATGTCAAAAAGAATGAAAGAAAGTAAAAAGTCATCCACTAATATCTAGTGCCAAAACACAAACCATAACCAATAAGGGGTGACCCTATGCACAAAATATCTCACACCTATGGGTTCTAGAGAGGATTCATGCACTTAGCCTTATCCCTGCTTTGCAGAGAGAATGTTTCTGTAGCTCGAACTCGTGACCTCTAAGTCACAAATGTTTCTGTAGCCTTATCCCTCAAACCATAACCTATAGGGTGTCTTTATTTCTAGCAAAACTGTATACCAGCATGGCAGAAATTCCACCATGCACAGAAAATTAACCACGGGCCAAAGCATAAACAGAAAGCTAATATCAACTTCTTTATACCTTTGTTCCAATTTCTTAATAGAGAAACTGTGACAGTATTGATATATCTATGCCTTCTTATAtcttataagaaattaaaattaaataacctGTGCTGCTGAAATCAACAATACAATCACGCGACTTAGCCTCACATGGAATCTCAGGAAACTCTCAATCTTTTTATGGCACTCATCAATACTTGAAGCAATTTGCTGTTACAGGAGGAAACAAAATAGAGAAGCAATGGTTAAGAATTGAGGTTAAATTGAAAAGTAATTTCACAAAATAAGCAACTTACAGTGATCAGCTGGGAATCTTGAGATATAAAAATGGGTTCAGGACCCCATATAGATTATTCataagaaaatttgaaaaaagAAAGTATAATTGGACAATTCTTAACTGCTTGTGGAAGATTGGCCTAAAAGATCAAGCAAATTATATGTTTCTTTTACTGATTACTTAATTATATGAAGAAAAACTTCTGGTTATTGTAAAAGATTAATTTCAAGTTAATTTTTCTGATGATTTTTATTGCTAAAAGAATCCCAAATACCCATGCATTGGACAATGTCAAGCAAGCGTACCGCTAACAGATCCATCTTGAAGAAAACTATGACAATAACAGCCACTTCAAGGAAAAGAAGGCAGCAGCCAATGAAAATATACTGGAAAGTAAAAACTAGGTCAAGGAATATTTCATTTGATGAATGATCAAATGGTGAaacaggtatatatatatatatatatatatataaattccaaAAGAAAAGTAATTTAGGCTCCATTAtacatttcttttgatgtattttcTCGAGAAAACAATTACAAGCATATTCCTTTTATTGCAGACAAAAATGAGAAAAGCAGCTTCATTGAAAATTATAGGATTTAAAAAAGCACTCTTTTATTTTGTACTTTTCTATTAAAAAAATGTAGATATATTAATGAGATATATTAGGCTCAGTACTGGAAAGGATACAGAACAAATAGTGTAATTGCTGATAGAATTAACTGCCATATAACCACATAGGGTGCTCAAGCAGACAGCAATTCCCACACCTGAACATGTATATATAAACCTGCAATGTAAAAGAGAAGCAATAATATGCACTGATATTTAGGGTTAAGCAGATTTTGGTTTAAACCAAAAAACACCAACCAAACCTATTTAGTTCGGAAATTCGGTTTAATTAATTGTTGTTAGGTCTAAAATTAAGTCTGAAATGAGTCCAAAATAAACCAAGTTGAAGCTCAAATCGATAAATCAAACTGAACCGATTTAGTATGGTTCAATTCGATTTTTCTCTAATTCAGTTCAGTTTTGTCTGCTATAAATTTTGGTTTGTTTTGTTTTCCAGACCAGCAAGGGAACTAAATATCAATAACAAGAAAATTGCAAGGTATTAGGCTATCGAAGCATCTGTGTATGAAAATTTCATGTGCAATTTCTAATTGTACTTCTGTGAGGAAACTGAGTTATGGAAGCTATCTAACATACAAGAAAATGGACCACCAAATTCAAGAGTGGGACAAAGacatgaagaaataaaataatataatcctATGATTGACAAAGACAGCATTTGACACCTTCATACTACACATGCGTAATACATACACTATGGTATTATTTAATCATATATTACAAGCAGAAATACCAGACTGAAACTACCACCTAAAAGAATTGTAATAAAAATGAAAACTAAAAACCATATATTAGATTATGCATACAAATAGCAGAAGAAAACATGGGACTTAGAGCAAAAGATTATATTTGCATACACAGGTTAGAAAGAGAGAAATGATCCTAGGTGATGTCATATATGCTTCAAGAAATGGGTGTGTTCAGTGAGTAATAATAAGCAGAGATGGAAAATTTACCAAGGTTTTGGCGGAGGTGAGGCAGGATGTAGCTCAGAAAAAAATTGATGCCACTTCTTGTCAAGCCAGAGGGAGTAGATGATTATTCCAATTGCAAAGAAGACCATTATCAGGTTCAATAACTTTATTGAGTTGTGCAAGCTACATCTCGGGCACCTGACCATTGCTAATCTTGGTGTAACCTGTGTTGAGGTACGGAAGTCAATGTTAGTATGCATATAAATAATCTCCCTCCAAGCTTACACTCCATTTGAAATGAAGTGCCAGTGTGCTTTACTGCTTTAGTGTGGGGTTTCGGTGGTAGGGTTGTGTGTGCTGAGAGAGAGATACCAATTCTAGTGGAGATGCTCCTGAGGTGTGCTGAGAGACAGGACGACCCCTACATGCGTTGAAAGACAGATGCAAAAAAGCAGAAAACGTGTACATAACGCCAAAAGCCTAAGAAGACCTAACATTCAAAGTACAAAACACCAAATGATTGACGTCTGATTGCCCAAGGACCATTAACATCAACAtcaataaatattttctttttaattaagacttcatttttcacatgattAGTATTCTATTCAGTACAAATTAACAGTTTGACAAAATAATAAAACGGTAACATATGGATGGAAGCAGACTCTCGCAAGATTTCCTATCCAAAAATTCCAGTATTTGAAAGCCAAAATGTTAAAACCATTCATCACACAATTAGTTCCCGTAGGATGGCCTGGAGGACGTTTGCTTTTAAACCTCAGCAACAAGCTCCTGCTAACGTTCAGGGTTGGTTCTTGATGCAGACAGATAACAGCAGAATCCCAACCTCATAAGAACATTATCCATTCTATTGTTCAAAACTAGTCAAGGAGCAAAGCATAACAATCAAGAGCCAGCAAAGAATAAATGTATCCCCAACATTATCTTAGTCTCGGTTGGCACACCCCTAGTTCAGGATTAGGGCTTAATTGTTGTTGTAGTCTCGGTTGGTACACCCACCAGTCATAATGCATGCGTGCACTTGAGCACTCTGCCAAATCAATCTGcgattttaaaaaatacaaaagtggatgatttttttttaatttatatatattgttACAATAACTTTTCTTTTCAGCACAAAGCCTAGCATACAGCATTCCAAATACATTACTATCTCTATCAGCAGAGTACAAGAAAATTACATTTCAAAGCTAACCAAGTTGCtctaattcaaaaataatatgcaggaaaatgatgatataaaacaaAATTCCTGCCAAGGGGGTCAACTTCTAGAAAGTTAAAAGGCCTCAGTCCAGCTTTATCCGATCCATATCATTTATCATCCCTTCAAGCTGTACCAAAATGGGAAAAGGAAACCATGTAACATCTTTTCTACATATTTAGCAAGTGtgacaaagtagaaagtcttttgaaaaagaaaatgaataccTTGACAATTTGCCACAAAAAGTAATTACCATACAGCTTCGATGGTTTTGATTCAATTACATGAATCATGTCCTGAAGAAAAAAGAAATGGTCACTACAAGACAGATCCTGCAAGGATCTAAACTAGTAAACACACTATGCCATCAATTTCTCGAAAGTAACCTATCTTATATTTTATTTGGATGTATTATTCTTAATCCGTATATTTCCAACATTAAGACCAGTATAAGTACAGAATCACACATAGCATGATCATACAcccagaaaaagaaaaaaaaaaaaggaaaaaaaaaaagggaaaagaagaggaagaggaagaagaagaagaagaagagcaactCACCATATTTTTGTAGCTCACTAAAATACTATCTTAAAAACACGGGCATATCATGCAAGATAAAGGACTCGGCCAATCAAACTATCAAAAACTACCATTTTCTCAGTAGATACTGCAATGCTGTGGGTTTTGTATGCTAATGTTGATTAGACACATGAACAAGTCAATCAACTTGACAGAGTCTAAAGAGTCGCAGATATATACCCATTTAACACAGACACAAGAACTGCAACTGAACCTTAAGCAAGTTTTCCAAAAACAATATGGTAAACATTAATGCATAATTGTTAGAATTAAACAATCAATGATTCTGATCACatgattcaattcaatttaattcagACATCAAATGACACAAATCAGGTGCGTTAATCAAAATTACCAAAACTGTGGACAAATCATACAATTGACAACTTGAATGTGCAATATATGAATTTTTCAAATAGAatctttaaatttagaaaagaaaagaaaagcaaagaaactATGCATAAATGTTTGGCATAATgtgaattctcaaataaaatctaAAGCAAGTCTTCCATAAACAAGATAGCAACTAATAACCCAGAAAATAACATACATCATGAATGTAGAAATCCACATCAGCATTAGAGAGGATCTTTCCCTCAAAATAAATAGCATGAGTCTTGTGTTTGTACACCATCAAGATAGTCCTATAATAAAACAGCACATTAAAATATCATACAGTAAACAAATTATCTAAGAGAAAAAAGTAAAAGTTCTCACCTTAGAGTGGGTTCATCTGCCTCCATGTAATTGGCAAGCTTTGCAATGGATATGGTTGAATACACCTTCAAGAAGGTCCGGACACCTGATAACAACTGTTGCTGCTTCACTTCATAGAGAAATAGCTTCAACTGTAATCGGTAAGCATCCTGTGAAAAATAAACAGCATTAGTACATCATATTCATGCATGCATATAGGGATGAAAAGGGATGGAGAAAGCTGGCCAATATCAAATAATCATGTCAGAATGGGTTAGTTTAGCACCCGCATCATTAAAGAGGAAAGGTAAAAACTAAAAAGAACAGAGGAATTTCATTCCCCTAATAAGCTCAAGAGCAAACACAAACTTGATACTGAGGATATAATGAACTTAGGGCATGCATATGAGAAAAGCTCATCATAAATAACAAATGCTTCATCATCATATCTTTGCATTCTAATCATCTTTCCCCATACTTCTCCCTCAGTTGAGAATACACAGTTTCCTCAACAAGCTTTACTTGGGGGCAAAGCGAAAGACAAAATGCTAGCAAGGCATACATCTGTTCATTCTTCTTTAGTATCTGCTCATATTGTGGATATTTCTGATGATATTGCTTAGCCTTGTTAAATATACAACAGAATTTTATTGAACTCACAAATAGCATCcgcatattttaaaaaaattaagaaggtTTGACAAGCTCATTAGACAAGGTGAAAAGATCACGTTCTGAGATTCATAGGTTAATCCAAGACAACATTTAAAGCAAACAAAACATACAAAGAAAAAATGAGCATAGCATAAAGATTGGTCTCTTTCTTCTCAGGCTGGAAGAGGAAGGGGCAGGGGGTGGGAATAGAGTGTGGATTCATAGAGTCAAAGTGAAATAGACTTTATTATTGTCAATGATTACTCTGTATCCTCAATTTCACCTGAGCACCTTATTTATACTTTCAATAAACCTTCCAAACATAGCATGTGTCCATGGCTTTTCTAGAGAATTCAGATAACAAGATTATTAACATAAGGGAATCAACTCTTGATTGAAGAACTCTAAGACGAAAGGGAACTAGGGATGGAAAATTAAATAAGaccttaaataattattaaaagggGAAAGTGATAAAGGAAACATATGCCATTAAACAAATAATAGTAAAGACATGCCATTGCAACATAAGATAAGTGTTGTGCACTGCGAAAGCGtgtaaactgcaaagaaataaaataaacatacaaaacatcaatatttacgtggttcaccctaTCTACAAAAAACTACATCCACGGGCaagccatcttccactatcaacaataataaagcatcaattacaagctcaaaactatactacctataaacccaattacacccaagagaacccatactacataactgctcatagtaaatatattagttagtcctctcagtctcctctagacataatccAATATACTTACTATTTTAATTACTTCACTAGAAAGGGTGTTTTCAACTACATAGGCAAGAACCTTCTCAATAAAGGACTAGAATTTCATCCTCTTAAATTTTGTCCTTTCTCCACCTTAAGccgaagcctctctccactgcaatgggTAAGTATCCCTCATCAATAGGTAGagtcaaattctcaacaattggCAAAACCCCTCTTTACAATGGGCCACAGACTCACTCCATAAGCTGAAAACCAAATAACTTTTTCcgtcattctcctatttatactgTTAATTCCCTCAATTCTAATATGATTTGGAgtcccactcaaattaggaataatactaaaataagagttctactctatataggaaatattcATCTATcttgttgagaaatatttttcCCACTCAAATTAAGAAAATGTCAATTTAAATTTCACTAGGATTTTGAATCATAATTCTAACAATATCCACCTTGACTCAAAATCTATAAACCATTgcatacctcaaattcttgggCGACTTCAATCATCACATCtccatgcttgagcttgaacccttcaaattATCAATCTCTCCAATCTTAATCTTGGATGTAACTTGCTTCTTTCTTCAAAAGATTTTTGCGCTATCAACAATCTTGATTTCGCATCAAGGGCTCAACCTTAATTTCATCTCTCCACCATCACCATTGCTGCATGTGCGACTTTCCGCATGTCGCAGTAGCTCCACcttcaaccaaactcaccaagatcatactcatgctttgataccaatttgttatGTACTGCGGAAACGTGTAAACTGTAAATAAATAAAGTAAACATATAAAACATCAATAATATTTACATGGTTCACCCTCTCCACATAAAGCTACATCCACGGGCaagccatcttccactatcaacaataataaatcatcaattacaagctcaaaattatactacccataaacccaattacacccaaaaGAACCCATACTACATAACTgctcataataaatatattaattagtcctCTTAGTCTCCTccagacataacccaatatactTACTAATTTAactactacaccacaaagggtgtcttAGAGCCCTCTCATTAATGGACAAGAATTCCTTCCTCTCGAATTCTATGTCCTTTTTGCACCTTAGGTTGAAGTCTCTCCCCACTGCAATGGGTAAGTGCCCCTCGTCAATGGGTAGAGCCAAATCTTCAACAATTGACAAAATCCCTCTCTACAATGGGCCACagcctcactccatgagctgaaaACAAAATAACCTTTTTtgtcattctcctatttatacttTCTCCTATTTATACTGATAATTCCCTCAATTCTAATATGATTTAGAGTTCCACTCAATTTagaaataatactaaaataagagttctactctatATAGAAAATGTGCCTCTATCATGTTGAGGAATGTCTCTCactcaaattagaaaaaggtCTTTTCAATTTTCACtaagattttgagtcataattctaacaattgGCAAAACCATAATAATACATCATAGTTATATGGCTTCCAATAACACTGATGTAGACACCTTGTTGACTAATGTCAATGGGAAGTAAGCACTTTAGGCCAGTATGATAGTCGCCCAAAAGGCATTGAACTAGCAGCAACCCAGCCATGCTGAAATATGAATGATCATTGCAAGAAGTTGAGAGGATACGCTTTCCAAAACTGTCATATACCAATTCTGTAATTCTATTACCAAATTTAAAAAACCATGAATTGATAAAGAAAAGCAGGCACAAACACGAGAATACCATGTATGTATGCGATTGTCTGCATGTGCCATTTTTATCATACTACTACAACCATCTGCTAAAAGTTAACAATTTTACTTTGCTTTCCTCTCAAATACTTCCCCAACAACCATATAATGTATTCAATCAAATCAACAacatatttataataatagaaaaaaaaaatctacttaAAGATACCTGATCATGTTGCCTTAAAAGCACAATCTCTTGCTCGGTCTTGTTCTTCATCTTAGCTCTATACAGGAAAAAACTCTAAAACTGGTACACAACCTCAATCCACCATGTCCCACAGCCACTGGTTCGGCAACTGCATATTCAGTTAAGCCGTGCAACACCACCTACTCCGGCGAACAAACACATAAATACTACTCATACGAGATTCAGAAACCCATGGGAAACCTGAAATTAACTACAAATTAGAGAATATATCAGGAAGAGTAGGCGAGAGACAAGCGTATAAGTGAAGAAACCACATCTCACGATAGAAAACGTGATCATTGTCGACGTAGCGAGTGACGGCGTCAACAGAAGGCCAAGGAGTTTCCTTGAAGAGGCGCTCAGATAAAGGTCTGGAAGGGATCTCGTATCCTTTCTAGAGCCTAGGATTCAGAGGATGTTTGACCTACCATATCGAATatgagaagaaataaaataaaacgaaaAATAACGAGCAAGACAAAAATGCCAAATAGTAAAATAGCACTTTTACAGCTTAATTTAGAATTTAAttagattttatttaattataagaatataattttatttaagtataagaatatatttaaataatattatttttatgtaaatattaaataaatttaatttaatgaaaaacaaaaaaaagtaaaattaaaataataaaaaagcaaGTAAAAAAGATGAATCTTTTTTATGTAAATGTTGAATAATTTTAGTCCTATATAAAACATTTAAAAAAactaaaaagaaagaaattaaaaaaaaggcaAGGTAAAAGGCTAAGAAGTAAAATAATACTTACACTgttgaatttataatttaattaaattttatttaaattatgtcgAGATATTTAAATATGTTGAAATATACAAATGTATATATAAgtgataaaaatttataaattcattGCTTTAAAGTTTTGAACTGGAAATTCATCAAGAAGCATTCTCTTTAAGTGctctctaaatttttaataaaataatattatttaataaaaaaataaaaaagaaataaataaaaaataaaaaagcaaaagaaaaaagagcaataaaaaagctataaaaaaaatttaaggtcaatttttaatattgaaaatttattaatattattttattattaataatatctaAAGTGTCATTCAATTAGCCTATAGATTTTTTTTTCGGTGGACCAATTAGCCTATAGATTTTGTAGTCCTTAAGCTTACTCTCAAGCTATTTTCGAATAATAATgaataaatttttgtaataaaaaataaataaatttgtaatttatatgtattttttttggTACATTATATGAAATCACTTTtaatggataaattttaataattattcctgaacttatatggttgtaaTACTACagtcttttaattttaaaatgtaacataaaactccctaaactttcaaatttttacacagtaaaatctttttaacttttaattactgatttttcagttagaaactgatgtgaacacCTCTCACATGgcgcttagtcaacatttctctctcatctcttatgcaaagtgtaaaattattttctctataTGTGAAAATTTATTCTGTCTACAGAGAGCAAAAAAGATTctatttacacatggcttgagagagaaaagagaaatactgactaaactcCATACTGAAACTAcccaggtcagcgtctaactgaaaaatctgTAATtaaaggttagagggattttagtgtgtaaaatttaaaagttgatgggattttatgttatatttttatttaaagtaCTATAATATTACAACTAGATAACTTTAGggataattatcaaaatttatcccaCTTTTAATTGTGAAAGTGGTATAGGAGTCCTTTATGCCGCCTATTCACCCACGTCAAAGCAAATAAAGCGATGTCGTCTATAGACCACCAAGTGGTGGAAATTTGCCACGTCAACTTCTTTCCCATATTTGTTCTTTTATGCCAGAAATACCCCACACGTTACCTGCTCTAGATTACCGTACTAACCAGCAATAAAGAGGACATTTTAGTAATTGAGCTTTACCTTAAGTCACTGTTTCTCTAAGCGGTGACTTGGGATTTAGttttaatgtatatataatttatatttaagggaaatcatatattttaaaaaaattttaattatttaatttttatataacatttctaatttttaaataattattttatatataaatattttattctaaacttGGTATTGTGAACTTCGCATATGTACTTTTGTTTCGTGAAAATTCGATTGTCGCCTAAATCTGCAATTTCGGGCCAAGCAGATAAGCTGCTGAAACCATTTCGGAAATAGGTCAAAGTtgtaggctaccccaccatttgcaGATGCCCCGGACGCGTTTCAAGCGTTAGAATtgacataggtaaactcgaacccaAACTTTCTTCAGTTATTTAGTGTCAGGTTTAGAATAAAAACCCATAAAATATTCGAgggttatttttaaattataattctttttgcaatagctttataATATTATTGAGGAccacagggcaaagttttagaatttttagagtttatttgagtGATTTTTGCAAAATATCCGTTTTAGGGGCTAAAATGTActttttcaagtttatgactattgcCTAGTTTGGAGGactcaggaggggccatatgatattGATAAGATATAGGATGAGATGTGTGATTctaaaagtgttatttgaaccattgtgcaggttggataggtcctaggtgcaggagaaattctgtcaaaattttgaCAAGATCTTAGAAACTATTTTGATTTTATGGTTTAAGTCAATTATTTAGTTTTGTTAGTCTTTTGATAAAAGTCAGTGTATATGTTTAGATAATCAGTACCGGTTGTCTTCTCCTTTCAGCCGAACTAGCTGCAATCTAGTCGACtaatttgtgagtagatatttattttatttacaattttaatattattatatttatgcattctcatacatcacttatatttatgtagttaaatattaggcacaccctgttttgcatttatacttaatcaaattactttgGTTGTTGTGTTTTGATAATTtgaagctgtgtgtgtgagttggtgtgtatgtggagtatatg belongs to Hevea brasiliensis isolate MT/VB/25A 57/8 chromosome 4, ASM3005281v1, whole genome shotgun sequence and includes:
- the LOC110644139 gene encoding uncharacterized protein LOC110644139 isoform X2, which codes for MYTFSAFLHLSFNACRGRPVSQHTSGASPLELVTPRLAMVRCPRCSLHNSIKLLNLIMVFFAIGIIIYSLWLDKKWHQFFSELHPASPPPKPWFIYTCSGVGIAVCLSTLCGYMAVNSISNYTICSYIFIGCCLLFLEVAVIVIVFFKMDLLAQIASSIDECHKKIESFLRFHMNAVALSVIFWAARMESRIDFNQSNATRFTQSFLVPNFPESETSRQSFTRYEILPQQIEQGALLSYIRKIRERFQRRNNTH
- the LOC110644139 gene encoding tetraspanin-18 isoform X4; this translates as MVRCPRCSLHNSIKLLNLIMVFFAIGIIIYSLWLDKKWHQFFSELHPASPPPKPWFIYTCSGVGIAVCLSTLCGYMAVNSISNYTICSYIFIGCCLLFLEVAVIVIVFFKMDLLAQIASSIDECHKKIESFLRFHVRLSRVIVLLISAAQMNAVALSVIFWAARMESRIDFNQSNATRFTQSFLVPNFPESETSRQSFTRYEILPQQIEQGALLSYIRKIRERFQRRNNTH
- the LOC110644139 gene encoding tetraspanin-18 isoform X1 — encoded protein: MYTFSAFLHLSFNACRGRPVSQHTSGASPLELVTPRLAMVRCPRCSLHNSIKLLNLIMVFFAIGIIIYSLWLDKKWHQFFSELHPASPPPKPWFIYTCSGVGIAVCLSTLCGYMAVNSISNYTICSYIFIGCCLLFLEVAVIVIVFFKMDLLAQIASSIDECHKKIESFLRFHVRLSRVIVLLISAAQMNAVALSVIFWAARMESRIDFNQSNATRFTQSFLVPNFPESETSRQSFTRYEILPQQIEQGALLSYIRKIRERFQRRNNTH
- the LOC110644139 gene encoding uncharacterized protein LOC110644139 isoform X3, with translation MYTFSAFLHLSFNACRGRPVSQHTSGASPLELVTPRLAMVRCPRCSLHNSIKLLNLIMVFFAIGIIIYSLWLDKKWHQFFSELHPASPPPKPWFIYTCSGVGIAVCLSTLCGYMAVNSISNYTICSYIFIGCCLLFLEVAVIVIVFFKMDLLAMNAVALSVIFWAARMESRIDFNQSNATRFTQSFLVPNFPESETSRQSFTRYEILPQQIEQGALLSYIRKIRERFQRRNNTH